In Saccharicrinis fermentans DSM 9555 = JCM 21142, a genomic segment contains:
- a CDS encoding 2-dehydropantoate 2-reductase, translated as MNIAIVGTGGVGGYFGARLAQAGNNVTFVARGAHGNAIVENGLQLLSPKGDYLLTKAQVVDSPLKLHSPDLVLIGTKAWQVKEVARSLKEIIAENTLVIPLQNGVMAAQELTEELSMHHVMGGLCNIFSKIKEPGVIEHMSAEPHIIFGELDHRISQRASHISEVFQQAGIKHRLSSYIQGDTWKKFLLICLGGLGALTRANYGVLCETTELKEMMRQMLDEMYQVALAEGVELPEEIKDKTLKTTMSFAPSANSSMARDIWAGRPSELSYQNGSVVALAQKHGIKVPINYFIYHTLLPQEREARRQ; from the coding sequence ATGAATATTGCAATTGTAGGAACTGGCGGTGTAGGAGGATACTTTGGAGCCCGATTGGCTCAGGCCGGGAATAATGTCACTTTTGTGGCTCGGGGAGCGCATGGGAACGCCATCGTTGAAAATGGTTTACAGTTGTTGAGCCCCAAGGGAGATTACTTACTCACCAAGGCGCAAGTGGTTGATTCACCCTTAAAATTACATTCGCCGGATCTGGTTTTGATAGGTACTAAAGCCTGGCAGGTAAAAGAAGTGGCTCGCTCCTTGAAAGAAATAATCGCAGAAAATACCCTCGTGATTCCGCTTCAAAATGGAGTGATGGCAGCTCAGGAGCTGACAGAAGAGCTGTCTATGCATCATGTGATGGGTGGACTGTGCAATATATTTAGTAAAATAAAAGAGCCAGGTGTAATTGAGCATATGAGCGCTGAACCTCATATTATATTTGGAGAGTTGGATCATCGTATATCTCAGCGCGCAAGTCACATAAGCGAGGTGTTCCAGCAAGCCGGCATTAAGCATCGGCTTTCTAGCTATATCCAAGGTGATACCTGGAAAAAGTTTTTGCTGATATGTTTGGGAGGATTGGGCGCTTTAACCCGGGCTAATTATGGTGTATTGTGTGAAACAACAGAGCTAAAAGAGATGATGCGGCAGATGCTGGATGAGATGTATCAGGTGGCCCTTGCAGAGGGTGTCGAGCTGCCAGAAGAAATAAAAGATAAGACCTTAAAAACTACCATGTCTTTTGCGCCTTCTGCCAACTCATCGATGGCAAGAGATATATGGGCTGGACGACCTTCGGAACTAAGCTATCAAAATGGAAGTGTGGTGGCATTGGCTCAGAAACATGGAATAAAAGTGCCCATTAATTATTTTATTTACCATACTTTATTACCGCAAGAACGGGAAGCAAGGAGGCAATAA
- a CDS encoding 7-cyano-7-deazaguanine reductase, which yields MNPIEGKVLGKQMSHPRNYAPEILVAVPRSLNREQYGMNACELPFVGVDAWHAYELGFLTEKGLPVVGVLKLVYACDNESLVESKSLKLYLNSFNMGRYGENREAGIAQVLKTIRRDLSELLKTTVEVSFHNAHNSGIYDFDGFGLLEEMPEADSALFEKFKEDERLLEAVPTQQSCELKVSTHLLRSNCKITHQPDWGSAFIHLKTKYEIDRISLLRYLVSIRDENHFHEEICEMLYKRLVDKFDPEILMVACLYTRRGGIDICPVRANKKEYLPRNIIQSKIFTSPAFRQ from the coding sequence ATGAATCCAATTGAAGGAAAAGTATTGGGGAAACAGATGAGTCACCCGCGCAATTATGCACCCGAAATACTGGTGGCGGTTCCTCGTAGCTTAAATAGAGAACAGTATGGAATGAATGCCTGTGAGCTTCCGTTTGTTGGAGTGGACGCGTGGCATGCCTATGAATTAGGTTTCTTGACAGAAAAGGGCTTACCTGTGGTGGGCGTTCTTAAGTTGGTTTATGCTTGCGATAATGAATCGTTGGTTGAAAGTAAATCCTTGAAACTATACCTTAATTCTTTTAATATGGGAAGGTATGGCGAAAATAGGGAAGCGGGCATTGCTCAGGTGTTGAAAACAATTCGGAGAGACTTGTCAGAGCTATTAAAAACCACAGTTGAAGTTTCATTTCATAATGCGCATAATAGCGGAATATATGATTTTGATGGATTTGGCTTATTGGAGGAAATGCCAGAGGCAGATAGTGCTTTATTTGAAAAATTTAAGGAAGATGAAAGACTCTTGGAGGCTGTACCTACCCAACAATCATGTGAGTTAAAAGTGTCAACTCATCTTTTGCGCAGTAACTGTAAGATAACGCACCAGCCCGATTGGGGAAGTGCCTTTATTCATCTGAAAACAAAATATGAGATAGATAGGATATCTTTGTTGCGGTATTTGGTTTCCATAAGGGATGAGAATCATTTTCACGAAGAAATATGTGAAATGCTCTACAAAAGATTGGTAGATAAATTTGATCCGGAAATTTTAATGGTGGCATGTTTGTACACGCGCCGTGGAGGTATTGATATTTGTCCGGTGAGGGCCAATAAAAAAGAGTACCTGCCTCGTAATATCATCCAGTCAAAAATATTCACTTCGCCTGCTTTTAGACAGTGA
- a CDS encoding 7-carboxy-7-deazaguanine synthase QueE, which translates to MIVEEKIEKEEVVSNNIHSAQLVLVGEGVFPITRDADMKAVDCVPNTGLAISGTIQGEGKLAGTPSLFIRLASCNLRCIWQMEDGSLCKCDTSYASFHPEDKKTWSVEEVVNTLKNNMGQIKHVVISGGEPLLQKKGVAALCKMIKEKLHLHITLETNGTIFDKEVAQYIDLFSISPKLSNSVPSKEKLQFYREDETGASKYHHEVRRNLKVLQSYIYFANVTSKDVQLKFVVGKASDADEIKKDYLDLLLGYSQEDIMLMPLGAEPAQIAQSNPIVLQQCILNGWKYTPRIHIDIFGSKQGV; encoded by the coding sequence ATGATAGTAGAGGAGAAAATTGAGAAAGAAGAAGTAGTATCCAACAATATACACAGTGCCCAATTGGTTTTGGTGGGTGAAGGGGTATTTCCAATTACCAGAGATGCTGATATGAAGGCTGTTGATTGTGTTCCTAATACGGGTTTGGCCATATCAGGTACCATACAAGGGGAAGGAAAACTGGCTGGTACTCCCTCGCTGTTTATACGACTGGCAAGCTGTAATTTACGTTGTATATGGCAGATGGAGGACGGTAGCCTTTGTAAATGTGATACATCCTATGCTTCATTTCATCCCGAGGATAAAAAGACTTGGAGTGTAGAGGAGGTGGTGAATACCCTGAAAAATAATATGGGGCAGATAAAGCATGTGGTGATTTCAGGAGGAGAGCCTTTGCTGCAAAAGAAGGGGGTGGCGGCACTCTGTAAGATGATCAAAGAAAAACTGCACCTGCATATCACCTTAGAGACAAATGGAACTATCTTTGATAAAGAGGTGGCTCAATATATCGACTTGTTTAGTATCTCGCCCAAGCTTAGTAATTCTGTTCCCTCAAAGGAGAAACTGCAATTCTATCGGGAGGATGAAACGGGAGCCTCCAAATATCATCATGAGGTGCGTCGTAACTTAAAAGTATTACAAAGCTATATATACTTCGCCAATGTAACTTCTAAGGATGTGCAATTGAAATTTGTAGTGGGTAAAGCCAGCGATGCGGATGAGATTAAAAAGGACTACCTGGATTTATTGCTGGGCTATAGCCAGGAAGATATTATGTTGATGCCACTGGGGGCAGAGCCAGCACAGATTGCTCAATCTAACCCCATCGTTCTTCAACAATGTATATTGAATGGGTGGAAATATACCCCCAGGATTCATATTGATATTTTTGGAAGTAAGCAGGGCGTATAG
- the queC gene encoding 7-cyano-7-deazaguanine synthase QueC, which produces MKAVVLLSGGLDSAVALYLAKSKAYDEVHALSFDYGQRHQTELNHAKAIARKAGVTAHKIVTLNLGDFGGSSLTDKSMEVEDGDVTRTDIPVTYVPARNMVFLSIAASYAESIEAQNIFIGVSQVDYSGYVDCRQTFIDAMEKAINQGTVMGAEGGKPIKIHAPFVNKTKAQEIKLGMELGVDFGLTWSCYRGGEKPCGTCDSCLLRAKAFEEAGFEDAALK; this is translated from the coding sequence ATGAAAGCAGTTGTATTATTATCTGGAGGATTGGATTCCGCAGTGGCTTTGTATTTGGCTAAGAGCAAAGCCTATGATGAGGTGCATGCCTTGTCTTTTGACTATGGACAACGTCACCAAACGGAGCTAAATCATGCAAAAGCCATTGCCCGGAAAGCCGGTGTGACAGCCCATAAAATTGTCACCCTGAATTTGGGTGATTTTGGAGGCTCTTCGTTGACCGATAAAAGTATGGAGGTGGAAGATGGGGATGTGACACGAACCGATATCCCGGTTACTTATGTTCCGGCACGAAACATGGTGTTTCTTTCGATAGCGGCATCTTATGCAGAGAGTATTGAAGCACAAAATATTTTTATAGGTGTCAGTCAGGTAGATTATTCGGGGTATGTTGATTGTCGTCAGACATTTATTGATGCCATGGAAAAGGCCATTAACCAAGGTACTGTGATGGGAGCCGAAGGGGGAAAGCCGATTAAGATTCATGCTCCTTTTGTTAATAAAACCAAAGCACAAGAAATAAAGTTAGGCATGGAGCTAGGTGTGGATTTTGGTCTTACCTGGTCGTGCTATAGAGGAGGTGAGAAACCTTGTGGTACTTGTGATAGCTGTCTGCTTCGAGCCAAAGCATTTGAAGAGGCCGGCTTTGAAGATGCCGCGTTGAAATAG
- a CDS encoding DnaJ domain-containing protein: MQNKLQNLTVNNYYHILGITSNATVQQIKKAYRAKAKQYHPDINKAKDANEQFILLNEAYEYLLNTTGNSTNRIKRAQEKAEKQAKYQQQWEQQERQKARERAQEHARMKYEAFLKSDVYKATEAINVIFDILLTGVILLLIVVLPILTIREHGSKAILFWIFILLPSSPLWFRFIVRLINSLNTKHISFKHKPSIRSRVRNIFLGFVGNIVIFIFIVLNTLIQAHTILSLYGTVIILSLVISLFIKNSYYKYLIYFDLSPGMISLFFLLNFLFSSNPQSETYPYTLPYQSSPLYTTIKLEGNAHREYANIRLFLSNNKVKGNNLITYHFEEGLFGIKIVKSIETHLVY, encoded by the coding sequence TTGCAGAACAAATTACAAAACCTAACTGTGAACAACTATTACCACATATTAGGCATAACCTCCAATGCCACAGTACAACAAATAAAAAAAGCTTACCGAGCAAAAGCCAAACAATATCATCCGGATATCAACAAGGCCAAAGATGCCAACGAGCAATTCATTTTACTAAATGAAGCATACGAGTATTTACTCAACACAACAGGCAATAGCACCAACCGCATAAAAAGAGCCCAAGAAAAGGCTGAAAAACAAGCCAAGTATCAACAACAATGGGAGCAACAGGAAAGACAAAAAGCCAGAGAAAGAGCGCAAGAACATGCCCGCATGAAATACGAAGCTTTCCTTAAATCGGACGTATATAAAGCAACCGAAGCTATTAATGTGATATTTGACATATTACTTACTGGCGTTATTCTGCTGTTAATAGTGGTACTCCCCATCCTGACCATCCGAGAACATGGATCCAAAGCCATCCTCTTTTGGATCTTTATTCTATTACCCTCATCTCCCTTGTGGTTTCGTTTTATCGTACGACTAATCAACAGCCTGAACACAAAACACATATCCTTCAAACACAAACCCAGTATTCGTTCCAGGGTTCGCAATATTTTCCTGGGTTTTGTTGGCAATATTGTCATCTTTATTTTCATCGTTTTAAACACCCTCATACAAGCCCATACAATTTTGAGCCTTTACGGAACCGTCATTATTTTAAGCCTGGTCATATCTCTATTCATAAAAAACAGCTATTATAAATACCTAATTTATTTCGACTTAAGCCCCGGAATGATCAGTCTTTTCTTTCTTCTTAATTTTCTTTTCTCCTCCAACCCCCAATCAGAAACGTACCCATACACCCTACCCTATCAATCATCACCCCTATACACTACCATAAAACTTGAAGGCAATGCACATAGGGAGTATGCTAACATCCGTTTATTTTTAAGTAATAACAAGGTAAAGGGTAACAACCTTATCACTTACCATTTTGAAGAGGGGCTGTTTGGAATAAAGATTGTCAAATCGATAGAAACACATCTGGTTTATTAA
- a CDS encoding alpha/beta hydrolase, producing the protein MKYFTLLMITICFTACIYPDGENSKIVHLTSFSSKYVPARDIDIWIPENYTPNKKYDVLYMHDGQMLFDSASTWNKQAWIVDNTMSKLTKENKIRPTIVVAIWNITELRTIEYFPNKPYLLLSDSIKNHLLPTSPESDHYLKFITQELKPYIDETYSTYGDMQHTFIAGSSMGALISLYALCEYPEIFGGTACLSTHWPGINKHNIEIPSALKNYLEDNLPSSNNHKIYFDYGSETLDSLYKPYQMMVDTVLLRKGYSEQDWISKEYMGHAHDERSWAKRFHFALEFLLKKEHAH; encoded by the coding sequence ATGAAGTACTTTACTCTATTAATGATAACAATCTGCTTTACTGCCTGCATCTACCCAGATGGAGAAAATTCAAAAATAGTTCACCTTACTTCATTTTCATCCAAATATGTACCAGCCAGAGATATTGACATCTGGATTCCGGAAAATTATACTCCCAATAAAAAGTATGATGTTTTATATATGCACGACGGACAAATGCTTTTTGACAGTGCCTCCACATGGAACAAACAGGCATGGATAGTTGACAATACCATGAGTAAACTGACAAAGGAAAACAAAATACGTCCAACCATCGTTGTTGCCATATGGAATATAACGGAACTTAGAACCATCGAGTATTTCCCGAACAAGCCATACCTTCTGTTATCAGACAGTATTAAAAACCATTTATTACCAACATCTCCAGAATCAGACCATTACTTAAAGTTTATCACACAAGAATTAAAACCATATATAGACGAAACATACAGCACCTACGGTGATATGCAGCACACTTTTATTGCAGGATCCAGTATGGGTGCATTAATCTCATTATATGCCCTTTGTGAGTATCCCGAAATATTCGGTGGTACCGCTTGCCTATCCACACACTGGCCGGGAATCAACAAACACAACATAGAGATACCTTCGGCCTTAAAAAATTATTTAGAAGATAATCTTCCCTCGTCCAACAACCATAAAATATACTTCGATTACGGATCAGAAACCTTAGATAGCCTATATAAACCCTACCAGATGATGGTTGACACCGTTCTATTAAGAAAAGGGTACTCCGAACAAGATTGGATCAGTAAAGAGTATATGGGTCATGCCCATGATGAAAGAAGCTGGGCCAAACGATTCCATTTTGCATTGGAGTTTTTACTCAAAAAAGAACACGCTCATTAA
- a CDS encoding SDR family oxidoreductase: MHNKVVVITGASSGIGLALAKEFSSRGFKVVLAARSADKLKDVEENLRSTGTEVISVRTDVSKEEDCENLVKETVARFGRIDILINNAGLSMRALFRDVELSVLKQLMDVNFWGTVYCTKYALPYLLETKGSVIGISSIAGFIGLPARTGYSASKFAMHGFLETLRVENLKNGLHVLIAAPGFTASNIRKTALTNDGSQQGETPRKEDKMMSPEEVARRVANAIKKRKPTLVLTFVEGKLTVWLKKWMPRTLEKLTYQHMAKEPDSPLND; this comes from the coding sequence ATGCATAATAAAGTTGTCGTTATTACCGGCGCCTCATCCGGAATAGGCTTGGCTTTGGCCAAAGAATTTTCTTCCCGTGGATTTAAAGTGGTGCTTGCTGCCAGGTCAGCGGATAAGTTGAAAGATGTGGAAGAGAATCTTAGATCGACAGGCACAGAGGTAATCAGTGTAAGAACTGATGTAAGTAAAGAAGAAGATTGTGAGAATCTGGTAAAAGAAACAGTGGCTCGTTTTGGACGAATTGATATATTGATCAATAACGCGGGCTTGTCAATGCGTGCACTTTTTAGAGATGTGGAGCTCTCGGTGCTGAAGCAATTAATGGATGTGAATTTTTGGGGTACCGTTTATTGTACCAAATACGCGCTTCCTTATTTGCTGGAAACAAAAGGTTCGGTGATAGGTATTTCTTCAATTGCCGGTTTTATTGGTTTGCCTGCCCGTACGGGTTATTCGGCTAGTAAATTTGCTATGCACGGTTTTTTAGAGACTTTACGGGTTGAGAATTTGAAGAATGGCCTGCACGTATTGATTGCAGCTCCAGGCTTTACTGCTTCTAATATACGAAAAACCGCTCTAACCAACGATGGCTCACAACAGGGAGAAACACCAAGAAAAGAGGACAAAATGATGTCTCCTGAGGAGGTGGCCAGACGTGTAGCCAATGCTATCAAAAAACGTAAGCCAACCCTTGTTTTAACTTTTGTAGAGGGGAAATTAACGGTTTGGTTAAAGAAATGGATGCCTCGAACCCTTGAAAAATTGACCTATCAGCATATGGCTAAAGAACCCGATTCGCCGCTGAATGACTAG
- the xylE gene encoding D-xylose transporter XylE has product METKKDSRYIILLTAVATLGGLLFGYDTAVISGTTSSLGNFFVDPLGLEETAANSLKGFIISSALIGCIVGGILGGLLSSKYGRRNTLIVAAVLFFISAMGSAFPEIGLRPFGEADHTFVWHFIVYRIIGGIGVGLASMISPMYISEIAPADKRGTLVSFNQFAIIFGMLVVYFVNYGIAKSGDDQWLNEIGWRYMFASEMIPAGLFLVCLFFVPETPRFMALRGQDQNALRVLSKINGAEKAKAILSEIKNTVESHSGKLLSYGIGIIVIGILLSAFQQFVGINVVLYYAPEIFKKMGSGTDAALMQTIIVGAINLTFTVVAILTVDRFGRKPLMIIGAIGMALSMGVLGTMFFSQNVGIPALICMLVYTASFAVSWGPVCWVLLAEIFPNKIRSQALAIAVACQWVSNWLVSWTFPMMNDSTWLSDRFNNGFAFWIYGIMGVLAALFVWKWVPETKGKTLEEMEGMWMK; this is encoded by the coding sequence ATGGAAACAAAAAAAGATTCAAGGTATATCATCTTGTTAACCGCAGTGGCTACACTGGGAGGTTTGCTTTTTGGTTACGATACGGCTGTTATTTCAGGAACTACTTCTTCTTTGGGGAATTTTTTCGTTGATCCCTTGGGCCTGGAAGAAACAGCAGCGAACTCTCTGAAGGGCTTTATTATTTCAAGTGCTCTGATAGGATGTATTGTAGGCGGAATATTGGGAGGACTGTTGAGTTCTAAATATGGACGAAGGAATACGCTTATTGTAGCAGCAGTCTTATTTTTTATATCCGCTATGGGATCCGCATTCCCAGAGATAGGGCTCCGTCCATTTGGAGAGGCTGATCATACTTTTGTATGGCATTTTATTGTTTATCGAATAATAGGAGGTATTGGTGTAGGACTGGCTTCTATGATATCTCCAATGTACATATCTGAAATTGCTCCGGCAGATAAGAGAGGTACCCTGGTATCGTTTAACCAGTTTGCCATCATATTTGGTATGTTGGTTGTGTATTTTGTTAATTATGGAATTGCCAAGTCGGGCGATGATCAATGGCTGAACGAAATTGGCTGGAGATATATGTTCGCTTCTGAAATGATACCAGCTGGTTTGTTCTTGGTATGCTTGTTCTTTGTGCCTGAAACGCCCCGCTTTATGGCGCTTCGTGGTCAGGATCAAAATGCATTAAGAGTATTGAGTAAAATTAACGGAGCAGAAAAGGCAAAAGCTATTCTGTCGGAAATAAAAAATACGGTTGAGAGTCATTCGGGTAAGCTTTTGTCTTACGGAATTGGCATCATTGTGATAGGAATACTATTGTCTGCTTTTCAGCAGTTTGTAGGTATTAATGTGGTGTTGTATTATGCGCCGGAGATATTCAAGAAGATGGGATCAGGAACTGATGCTGCATTGATGCAGACCATTATTGTGGGAGCTATTAATCTTACTTTTACGGTGGTTGCTATTCTTACTGTGGACAGGTTTGGACGTAAGCCATTGATGATTATCGGTGCCATTGGTATGGCTTTGTCAATGGGAGTGCTTGGTACCATGTTTTTTTCACAAAATGTAGGTATTCCTGCTCTTATTTGTATGTTGGTTTATACTGCGTCTTTTGCTGTTAGTTGGGGGCCTGTTTGTTGGGTCTTGTTAGCCGAAATATTTCCTAATAAGATAAGAAGTCAGGCATTGGCTATTGCTGTGGCATGTCAGTGGGTGTCCAACTGGTTGGTGTCGTGGACTTTCCCTATGATGAATGACAGTACTTGGCTAAGCGATCGGTTTAATAATGGTTTTGCCTTTTGGATCTATGGAATAATGGGCGTGTTGGCGGCATTGTTTGTTTGGAAATGGGTGCCTGAAACCAAAGGAAAAACATTGGAAGAAATGGAAGGTATGTGGATGAAGTAA
- the xylA gene encoding xylose isomerase produces the protein MDVLIGNKEYFKGIDKIKFEGPESKNPLAFKWYDENRVVAGKTMKEHLRFAIAYWHTFCGDGGDPFGPGTQVFEWDNASNPMDAAKQKMDAAFEFITKMGVPHYCFHDTDLVGDGSVLEIEKRLTQIVDVAKEKQAASGVKLLWGTANVFSNPRYMNGAATNPDFNVVANASVQIKNAIDATIALGGTGYVFWGGREGYMSLHNTNMKQELDNLARMLGMARDYARKQGFKGTFFIEPKPMEPTKHQYDQDAHTVIGFLKNYGLDKDFKLNIEVNHATLAGHTMEHELRVAADNNMLGSIDANKGDYQNGWDTDEFPTNITESTCAMLEVLQGGGLIDGGINFDAKVRRNSTDLEDIFISHIGGMDVYARALVIADRIMKESDYLKMRADRYASFNAGKGADFAAGKLTLEDLAKIGKEVGEPAMLSGKQELYEQMLNWYM, from the coding sequence ATGGACGTTTTAATTGGTAATAAGGAATATTTTAAAGGTATTGACAAAATTAAGTTTGAAGGACCGGAATCAAAAAATCCCTTGGCTTTTAAGTGGTATGATGAGAACCGTGTTGTTGCAGGGAAAACGATGAAAGAGCATTTACGTTTTGCCATTGCATATTGGCATACATTCTGTGGTGACGGAGGTGATCCTTTTGGTCCAGGAACCCAGGTTTTTGAGTGGGACAATGCTTCAAATCCAATGGATGCTGCGAAACAAAAAATGGATGCTGCCTTTGAATTTATTACTAAAATGGGAGTGCCTCATTACTGTTTTCATGATACGGATCTTGTCGGTGACGGTTCTGTATTAGAAATTGAAAAAAGATTAACGCAGATTGTTGATGTGGCAAAAGAAAAACAAGCTGCCTCCGGTGTAAAATTACTTTGGGGTACAGCCAATGTATTTTCAAATCCTCGTTACATGAACGGTGCAGCTACCAATCCTGACTTTAATGTGGTGGCCAATGCAAGTGTGCAAATTAAAAATGCCATTGACGCTACCATAGCTTTAGGTGGAACCGGTTATGTATTCTGGGGAGGACGTGAAGGGTATATGAGCTTGCACAATACCAATATGAAGCAAGAGTTGGATAACCTGGCTCGTATGTTGGGAATGGCACGTGATTATGCACGTAAGCAAGGATTTAAAGGTACTTTCTTTATTGAACCTAAGCCAATGGAGCCAACAAAGCACCAGTATGATCAGGATGCACATACAGTTATTGGATTTTTGAAAAACTATGGTTTGGATAAAGATTTTAAATTAAATATAGAGGTGAACCATGCCACATTGGCTGGACATACCATGGAGCATGAGTTGAGGGTGGCTGCTGATAATAATATGTTAGGCTCTATTGATGCCAATAAAGGTGATTATCAAAATGGATGGGATACAGATGAGTTTCCAACCAATATCACTGAGTCTACTTGTGCAATGCTTGAGGTATTACAAGGTGGTGGTTTGATCGATGGAGGTATCAACTTTGACGCGAAAGTGCGCCGTAATTCGACAGACTTAGAAGATATCTTTATTTCGCACATTGGGGGTATGGATGTGTATGCCAGGGCTTTGGTGATCGCTGATAGAATCATGAAAGAATCGGATTACCTAAAAATGAGAGCAGACCGTTATGCTTCGTTTAATGCAGGTAAAGGAGCAGACTTTGCTGCTGGAAAATTAACGCTTGAGGATCTTGCAAAAATAGGTAAAGAGGTGGGTGAGCCCGCTATGTTAAGCGGTAAACAAGAGCTTTACGAACAAATGTTAAATTGGTATATGTAG
- a CDS encoding xylulokinase, which yields MQLIGFDIGSSSVKVSVLDVESGETISSAQYPEREMEITALKPGWAEQDPEMWYQNLKKACQKAMAKDGVKKEKIKAIGISYQMHGLVIVDKNGKVLRPSIIWCDSRAAQYGAKAFEELGEEWCLQNLLNSPGNFTASKLKWVKENEPALYGQIDKIMLPGDYIAFRMTGEAVTTMSGLSEGMFWEFPKDGLSDTLMEYYGFDSSFIPEAMTSFSDQGTVMDAIAEEFGLPKGIKVSYRAGDQPNNAFSLNVLNPGEVAATGGTSGVVYGVTDKNVYDEDSRVNAFAHVNHHMPTPSLGVLLCINGTGILNSWMNKNVGSEVSYPEMNDMAAGVPIGSEGLTILPFGNGAERILKNIDYGSQINHLNFNVHTPAHMYRAAQEGIAFSFKYGMDIMNDMGIKSELIRAGQANMFLSPIFQRTVSNVSGATIELYNTDGAAGAARGAGVGAGIYKTFEEAFGGLKKVETIEPNPQEKDATMEAYQKWKSALNKL from the coding sequence ATGCAACTAATAGGATTTGATATAGGAAGTTCATCGGTGAAGGTATCGGTGTTAGATGTAGAAAGCGGAGAAACGATTTCTTCGGCACAATATCCCGAGCGGGAAATGGAGATTACAGCGTTAAAGCCTGGGTGGGCTGAGCAGGATCCCGAAATGTGGTATCAGAATTTGAAGAAAGCTTGCCAAAAAGCAATGGCCAAGGACGGTGTTAAAAAAGAGAAGATAAAAGCCATTGGTATTTCGTATCAAATGCATGGTTTGGTCATAGTGGATAAAAATGGTAAGGTGCTTCGTCCTTCTATTATTTGGTGTGATAGTCGTGCCGCTCAATATGGAGCAAAGGCTTTTGAGGAGTTAGGCGAGGAGTGGTGTTTGCAAAATTTATTGAATTCACCAGGTAATTTTACGGCATCAAAATTAAAGTGGGTCAAAGAGAATGAGCCTGCTTTATATGGTCAGATTGATAAAATCATGTTACCCGGCGATTATATTGCATTCCGTATGACCGGCGAAGCAGTCACCACGATGTCAGGTCTTTCGGAAGGTATGTTTTGGGAATTTCCTAAGGATGGTTTATCGGACACATTGATGGAATACTATGGATTCGATTCGTCTTTTATTCCAGAGGCAATGACTTCGTTCTCAGATCAAGGAACGGTAATGGATGCCATTGCAGAAGAATTTGGTTTGCCCAAGGGAATTAAAGTGAGCTATCGGGCCGGTGATCAACCTAATAATGCCTTTTCGTTGAATGTGTTAAACCCAGGAGAAGTGGCGGCAACAGGAGGTACTTCAGGTGTTGTATATGGGGTGACAGATAAGAATGTATATGATGAAGACTCACGTGTCAATGCTTTTGCACATGTAAATCATCATATGCCAACACCTAGTCTGGGTGTACTTTTGTGTATCAATGGGACTGGGATTTTGAATTCATGGATGAATAAAAATGTGGGTAGTGAAGTGAGTTATCCTGAGATGAATGACATGGCAGCCGGTGTTCCTATTGGGTCAGAAGGTTTGACTATTCTTCCCTTTGGAAATGGGGCTGAGCGCATCTTGAAAAATATAGATTATGGTTCCCAGATCAATCATTTAAACTTCAATGTACATACACCGGCACACATGTATCGTGCAGCCCAGGAAGGTATTGCATTCTCCTTTAAATACGGGATGGATATTATGAATGATATGGGTATCAAGAGTGAGTTGATTCGAGCCGGACAAGCAAATATGTTTTTGAGTCCTATTTTTCAGCGCACGGTATCTAACGTTTCAGGAGCTACCATTGAATTATATAATACGGATGGGGCGGCAGGAGCTGCCCGGGGAGCAGGAGTTGGAGCAGGTATTTATAAAACCTTTGAAGAAGCATTTGGCGGATTGAAAAAGGTTGAAACAATAGAACCAAACCCGCAAGAAAAGGATGCTACGATGGAAGCTTACCAAAAGTGGAAGTCTGCTTTGAATAAATTATAA